From the Chelonoidis abingdonii isolate Lonesome George chromosome 4, CheloAbing_2.0, whole genome shotgun sequence genome, the window TGCAGTTATGAAAAGTATTTTCATTTGTAAACTGTCAGTTGGTTTAGAGTCAGAGAGATGATAACAATGGAACACCAGGGGGACATCTTTACAAAGTTACTGACTGCGTAGAACCACATTTTAAACCCTTCCTTACATACATTTTCCATGGAACATGATTCTAAATCACTTTTATCTGGTAAaggcagcagagtcctgtggcaccttatagactaatagacatattgaagcatgagctttcgtgggtgaatacccactttgtcggatgcatgtggtATTTATCTGGTGTTTACACTTGGGTAGATGTGCATTTATATAGATTTTGTAAGACAAGTTAGAAATAATTAATATCTTATTTCCCAGTGGGACCAAGAATGACTTATAGCAAGCGAATTTGGTtgtattaaaaaagcaaatatgtcAGGGATTTTCATGCCAGGAGTCTGTTTTGCTGCCTTTGAGTCAATAAAAAAGCAGCCAAAGTGCAACAGACTCTTAGAGGAGACAACAACTGGAATTAACTTACCAAGTAGCCAGCCATCTTTGTACAATCCAGCTTCAAATTGGCTATTaagagctgcctgctgcagcacagtGCAGTCCTGCAGGCTGCCTGGCCAGTGCGTCTCTGCACTCAGCAGTGCTCCTCTAGCATCACACACCATTAGGCAGTTTAAAGAATGCAGACCCTTTCGATTCACATAGGATAGGTCCTCGGCATTGGGTGCTTTGATTGCCACATGGGTGCAGTCAATAACCCCTAGCACTCCAGGCATCCCTGCCAACCCATAGAAGTCATCCTTCAGACTCTGCACAGAGGCTTCCTCCTCTGGAAAATGAATGAATTGTGAGGCTCTCTCCACCAGTGCTTCAGTGACATTGGCAACACAGCGGCTCATAGAGGCCTGGCTGATGCCAACGGCATCCCCCATGCGAGTCTGGAAGGAGCCAGAAGTGTAGAATCCTAATGCTGCAAGAATCTGTGTCTCTGGACTGATAGCTCTGGACCGCTGTGTAGGGCGAGAGAGGCTGGCTCCCAGCAGATCCACTAGATAGTAAATGAATTGTCGGGGGAAGCCATACATGGACACCAGGTACTCATCGGTGACATCCTCCAGCTTGAAGCGATCTAGTGTCCGGTGTCCTCGGCCATAGAGCAAGAGGTCACAATCAAGAATCGCTATAGGAACAGCCATAGCCAAAGCCTGGGCGAGTTCTTGGAGCAGTTCTTGCTGCAGATCTTTTCTCAGTGCTGTCACCTGCATTGAAGTGAATTGGACAGAGACTCAAACTCATTTAAAGAAGTTCAGCCTTTCATCCCTATTGCCCTCTTCATTCTACACAGGTTACATAACAGCAGAGTAAGAAACACACACCTCAGAGAAATTAGTAAAGATaatctctttgtttttaaaaaataaaaaatagtgtttttttaaatgttggcgtCAATTTTAGTGGCAGATGAAAGATGCCCAGGAAATTGAAGCAATCAGTCCACAGTATGTGTGCAACAACACTGTGAGCTTCCCTACAGACCCATCAGTGTCTCAACTCTTAACAGAAGGGACTTTCTGCAGGAATGAGAAGGGAGTTCAATCTCCTTGGGTCTTCTGCTGCAAATGCCAAAAATGGGGCAAATAATGGCAGTAATTGCTGTCAAATTCTTAGTGgaaaattgttaaaatcacaACAAACTAATCTCACATACATAGTGCAATTTTTAGTCACTACCTGGTTAGGCCATATTCAGACTAGCAATCTGAAACTGCATAATCCACAGGCAACTACCTTATTTCTGCTCTGTCATTGAACTAGTTATACAAGTTGGATGAGTTTGTTGTTTCTTTCTGAGCTAGTTTACTTGTGCATAACCTAAACTGGCTGTATCAGGCATGCAGTTTTTGTGGATTTTTAGGACAACAAAATCCAAGAGCTGCTATTACCAGAGACTTGGGAGAAATAAAACCTGCCCTTCAAATTCAAAATCACAAGTCTCAGAGTGTGATACTACGGGTGTATGTGGGAGTCCCCTCTGACTATGCCAGATGACATCAGAAGCTACAGCCTACAGTGGGAACATTAAATGCTAGATAAATGCAAATAGATTTATGTATATGACACATGGGCAGCAAGATGAACTTCACTGTTGGATAGCACCAGGATTTCCAAAGAGATCAATGGCAAATGTAGTTGATATTCTATCATATATATCCCGGGCTTTAAAACATATCCACTAGCCAGAGACCAACATGGAAGTTAAAGGTCTTCTGGTAGTGCTGAGGCAGATGAGAAATCCAGTGCACCACACACACTCCTGTGGACTTACTGCatgcagaagcagcagaagcaACAGAACCAGTCCATTCTCCACTGTTGATGGGGCAAAGGTCAGGAgatggagagaggaaaggagaaaactaTCTTGGAACATGGGAATTGCCAGACCCactcagaccaatagtccatctagtctGCTATCCTATCTGGCCAGTTTCAGATGGTTCAGAGAACTATGTTAAGCCTCCCATCAAGGAGAACTAAACACTACCGCCCACTAAGGAAGTTTCTTCCTGGTTTTAGTCAGTTAGTGATTGCTTTAACCTCCTGAAGCATTAATTCATTTTTACTTTACCAGATGTGTTCTCAGTACGGTCATGAACACACAAATTAAATGTGAAACAGTTAAGGCTCCTTCcattgggtgggaggaggaagtgagCAGATTCCACTCAGGGCTCAACCATAATAATATCCATGTTAGTGTAAAACATGACTCCCTTTTGGTGTAGCTGGAACCTAATTTATTTTAACCACGtttccaaaacatgctacagttTAACTCTGTCCAAGAGCATGACACAGTTCAATGGCATAGATAGGGTCCCATCTATTTTAGAAGACAAAACTGAGGTTTTAACAGTTAGGGGACTAATGTGTCAGAACCAGGTCCCCTGATATGGATGCCCTTGTGGTGTAGTTAATCCTTCTAACAGCTGCCTCCAGAAGCCCCTCATGTTACCAGGGGATTGGTGGATGGATAAAATACAGAGGGCTGGTGAATGAGGAGGTAGATGGGGAGGGCAAGGAGAGGGCCGGGGGATCAGGGCATAGAGGAGAACCAGAAGGGGGATGAGGTAGGTgaagagggcagggagagggctcggggggagatggggaggggagagccgGAGGAGATCGGGNNNNNNNNNNNNNNNNNNNNNNNNNNNNNNNNNNNNNNNNNNNNNNNNNNNNNNNNNNNNNNNNNNNNNNNNNNNNNNNNNNNNNNNNNNNNNNNNNNNNNNNNNNNNNNNNNNNNNNNNNNNNNNNNNNNNNNNNNNNNNNNNNNNNNNNNNNNNNNNNNNNNNNNNNNNNNNNNNNNNNNNNNNNNNNNNNNNNNNNNNNNNNNNNNNNNNNNNNNNNNNNNNNNNNNNNNNNNNNNNNNNNNNNNNNNNNNNNNNNNNNNNNNNNNNNNNNNNNNNNNNNNNNNNNNNNNNNNNNNNNNNNNNNNNNNNNNNNNNNNNNNNNNNNNNNNNNNNNNNNNNNNNNNNNNNNNNNNNNNNNNNNNNNNNNNNNNNNNNNNNNNNNNNNNNNNNNNNNNNNNNNNNNNNNNNNNNNNNNNNNNNNNNNNNNNNNNNNNNNNNNNNNNNNNNNNNNNNNNNNNNNNNNNNNNNNNNNNNNNNNNNNNNNNNNNNNNNNNNNNNNNNNNNNNNNNNNNNNNNNNNNNNNNNNNNNNNNNNNNNNNNNNNNNNNNNNNNNNNNNNNNNNNNNNNNNNNNNNNNNNNNNNNNNNNNNNNNNNNNNNNNNNNNNNNNNNNNNNNNNNNNNNNNNNNNNNNNNNNNNNNNNNNNNNNNNNNNNNNNNNNNNNNNNNNNNNNNNNNNNNNNNNNNNNNNNNNNNNNNNNNNNNNNNNNNNNNNNNNNNNNNNNNNNNNNNNNNNNNNNNNNNNNNNNNNNNNNNNNNNNNNNNNNNNNNNactctgtacctattccattttaaatttacaaagataattttttttctctctttaattaaaagtttcttgtttaagaacctgattggttttttttattctggtgagaccccagaggcctgggggggatggggagggaagagacggAGGGcgatggggagggcagggagggggccggGAGGTAGATGGGGAGGGGATTGTTAGTGGGGGAAGGACCCGCCTCAGCTGGGCTAAGAGTAAGGGGCGGACCCCTCAAGCTCTGCCACCCTCCCCCCGCCTGGCCCGGGATTTACCCCGCGCTGCAGGGGGCGGTGTCCCCCCGCCCGGCTCTCTCAGGAGCCCGTGCCCGGATCCTCTCCCGCGAGTCCCGCGGCCCCGCACAGCGCGGGGCTGTCCATTCCCAGCAGCAGATTCCCCACGAAGCCGGGCTACCCTCACTCCAGACCCGGATACTCCCAGGCTGCGCCCCCCGCACCTACCAGCACCGGCCGCAGCGCCCCTACCCAGTAGGGAGCGGGGAGGGGCTGTCTCGGCTTCATGCGGAAAGTGCCGCGGCGGATGCGCAGGCTGCGCCCCTCCCCCGGCCGGAGCGGATGAAAACAAACAGCGGCGATGGCGGCGGCTGCGGCGAGGGGGAGCTCGGGGCCCTAGGAGACCAGGACACCCCCCAGCCCCGCGCGCGGACACTGGGGACCCCCGGGCCCGGACGGCGGGGCCCCAGGGCACTGAGACCCCAGAGCCTCGGGCGTGTGGAGCCCCGACTTCCCCTGGGCTCGGCTGGGCCCGAGAGCCGGGGACCCCTCGCCGGGCGGGTATCGGCCCACAGGCACCCGGCGCTGAAAGGCTGAGGGACCCCCTCTCCCACCGGGAGCTGGGACCAGGAGCTCCCCGGATTGAGCCCCTCCCCGGGCCGGGCCCTGAGCCTGGCTCTGCTCACGGGCAGTGAGAGCACCCGCGCTGAGGGGGCCCTGGGCACGGGCGCGCTGCAGTGAGATCGGGCCGAAGATTTCACGGGTCTGGCTGCGAGGAGACTTCTGGAGCCCCGTACCTAGAGCTGGACCTGAAGAGAGACTGGGACCAAACCCTGCCTGCTCGGAACATTCCACTGGCTGAGAACTGAGGAGATCCTAAAACTGAGCTACCACCTAGTCCCCTGGCCCAACGAGAAGACCAGTGAAGATCCCAGAGGTCTAGATGGGTTTGGCCATGTAGAGAGACTAGGCTCCGTCAGCCCCAGTCCCTCGGCATGAGACCCAGAGCaatcacctctgcctcctccctgcaggTATGGTGCGAGTGGGGGAAAGTCCAAAAGGTAGAACCCGTGGCCCACACTCCCACTGCACCCAGTCTGTGTGGCATTTCTGACTGGGGTGTCTGTCCATTCTGAGCTTGGCATTCCATGTACTGCAGCAGGGATCATGGTGTGGGACCTGAGACTAACTCttggatggggatggagggagaacaAGATCTCCTTCAGCTCATGAAGATTTTGATTCAGAATTTTCTTTATTACATAGTGTTATAAGTGAGTCTTCACGTGTTGAAAATAATTTTACAGATACATCTTTATGTACTTACAGTTTAAAGTGATGAAAAGACTTCAGAACATAAAGATTTTAGGATAAAGTCCTAACTGATCTAAATCAATAGTCTAGCCTTGAGACAGCAACACTATAGTTGTGAGTTATGAGATAGCACTCCATTCTTAAAtctcttttcagttgcttattaaCATGCTTAAAATGTGTGCCGTTTGGGGGAGAAACTTATGCTTGGTCACTCCAGAAGTGACGTTTTTGGTAAGTTTGTTAACTCAGTGGCAGCTAAAAAGATTTATGGACAGGTGGAGAAACTGTCAGATGCTTTTTGTTTACTTGAATGATTAACTCGCTAGAGTCTGAATGTCGACACTGCAGTCAAACAGCCCCTTAGTAGAGTGATCCTGAGTCAGGTGATATGGGCCAGCTGAGGAAGTTTAATTCAGTGTAGAGCAGGTGGgttgggcaaattttttggccttaGGGCTGTTTTGGGTtctgtaaattgtatggagggcggattaggggagggggttgtggctgagctcccacctcctatctgctccCCCTCCTGAGactcctgccctatccaacccccccattccctgacagcccctctgggacccaTCCACACA encodes:
- the HARBI1 gene encoding putative nuclease HARBI1 isoform X1, which gives rise to MKPRQPLPAPYWVGALRPVLVTALRKDLQQELLQELAQALAMAVPIAILDCDLLLYGRGHRTLDRFKLEDVTDEYLVSMYGFPRQFIYYLVDLLGASLSRPTQRSRAISPETQILAALGFYTSGSFQTRMGDAVGISQASMSRCVANVTEALVERASQFIHFPEEEASVQSLKDDFYGLAGMPGVLGVIDCTHVAIKAPNAEDLSYVNRKGLHSLNCLMVCDARGALLSAETHWPGSLQDCTVLQQAALNSQFEAGLYKDGWLLGDSSFFLRTWLMTPLHIPETTAEYRYNMAHSATHSVIEQTFRTIRSRFRCLDGSKGTLQYSPEKSSHIILACCVLHNISLEHGLDVWSSPATGQMEQPEEEYEQMESLDSEACRIRRELLLTHFS
- the HARBI1 gene encoding putative nuclease HARBI1 isoform X2, whose amino-acid sequence is MQVTALRKDLQQELLQELAQALAMAVPIAILDCDLLLYGRGHRTLDRFKLEDVTDEYLVSMYGFPRQFIYYLVDLLGASLSRPTQRSRAISPETQILAALGFYTSGSFQTRMGDAVGISQASMSRCVANVTEALVERASQFIHFPEEEASVQSLKDDFYGLAGMPGVLGVIDCTHVAIKAPNAEDLSYVNRKGLHSLNCLMVCDARGALLSAETHWPGSLQDCTVLQQAALNSQFEAGLYKDGWLLGDSSFFLRTWLMTPLHIPETTAEYRYNMAHSATHSVIEQTFRTIRSRFRCLDGSKGTLQYSPEKSSHIILACCVLHNISLEHGLDVWSSPATGQMEQPEEEYEQMESLDSEACRIRRELLLTHFS
- the HARBI1 gene encoding putative nuclease HARBI1 isoform X3, whose amino-acid sequence is MAVPIAILDCDLLLYGRGHRTLDRFKLEDVTDEYLVSMYGFPRQFIYYLVDLLGASLSRPTQRSRAISPETQILAALGFYTSGSFQTRMGDAVGISQASMSRCVANVTEALVERASQFIHFPEEEASVQSLKDDFYGLAGMPGVLGVIDCTHVAIKAPNAEDLSYVNRKGLHSLNCLMVCDARGALLSAETHWPGSLQDCTVLQQAALNSQFEAGLYKDGWLLGDSSFFLRTWLMTPLHIPETTAEYRYNMAHSATHSVIEQTFRTIRSRFRCLDGSKGTLQYSPEKSSHIILACCVLHNISLEHGLDVWSSPATGQMEQPEEEYEQMESLDSEACRIRRELLLTHFS